Proteins encoded within one genomic window of Aspergillus nidulans FGSC A4 chromosome VII:
- a CDS encoding tyrosine--tRNA ligase MSY1 (transcript_id=CADANIAT00008352) translates to MASMHMQLKKLGASIERYGEKHGYKRQMIWRRTLTNNNVWWNKTPLLEVLRDLGAYIRIGPMLGRDTVKNRMERGDGMSFAEFTYPLMQAWDWWMLFKNGCQVQVGGSDQYGNILFGVGAVKTISKNTVLQEDNNPLSDDLDKPIGFTTPLLTTSSGEKFGKSAGNAIWLDKDMTSTFELYQFFVRTPDDAVERYLKMFTFLPIPEISKIMEEQNQDPSRRVAQHALAYEFVELIHGKDEADAVSMQHRQLFRPRTSTAEPTPPPRTASPGNPKSSLSGFVNPQSGNPHAPQTNFANMPSARVTLPKSLVYDKTFSKVLWSAGLVASKSEGQRIINNNGAYVGSRPGVKKNEPGGGMPDDLTFTPIKTWNASKTQEFIIDGDLLILKLGKWKMKLVSIVSDEKFKELGLTAPGWDEVVGKGKEEPSP, encoded by the exons ATGGCCAGCATGCACATGCAACTTAAGAAATTGGGCGCGAGCATTGAAAGATATGGTGAAAAGCATGGCTATAAGAGACAGATGATCTGGCGACGGACTTTAACAAACAACAATGTCTGGTGGAATAAAACACCCCTTCTGGAGGTCCTCCGTGATCTGGGAGCTTACATCCGCATTGGTCCAATGCTAGGAAGAGATAC GGTCAAGAACAGAATGGAGCGGGGAGATGGCATGTCTTTTGCGGAGTTCACTTACCCTCTCATGCAAGCTTGGGATTGGTGGATGCTTTTCAAGAATGGATGTCAAGTCCAAGTAGGAGGAAGTGACCAGTATGGGAATATTCTATTTGGAGTTGGTGCCGTGAAAACAATCAGCAAAAATACTGTCCTACAGGAGGATAATAATCCCTTGTCAGATGATCTAGACAAGCCTATTGGTTTCACGACTCCCTTACTCACAACCTCATCAGGTGAGAAGTTCGGAAAGTCCGCTGGTAACGCAATCTGGTtggacaaggatatgacttCTACCTTTGAATTATACCAG TTTTTCGTTCGCACTCCTGatgatgctgttgagcggTATCTCAAGATGTTCACCTTCTTGCCTATACCTGAAATCTCAAAGATTATGGAAGAGCAAAACCAAGATCCGTCAAGACGGGTAGCCCAACATGCTCTTGCTTATGAATTTGTCGAACTCATTCATGGCAAAGATGAGGCGGATGCAGTGTCTATGCAACACCGCCAATTGTTCAGACCACGAACTTCAACTGCAGAACCAACGCCCCCGCCTCGTACTGCATCACCCGGCAATCCCAAATCTTCATTGTCTGGTTTTGTCAATCCGCAGTCTGGGAATCCACACGCACCTCAAACAAACTTTGCCAATATGCCGTCTGCGCGGGTAACTCTCCCTAAATCCCTTGTCTACGACAAGACGTTCAGCAAGGTTCTTTGGTCCGCCGGTCTTGTGGCGTCCAAGAGTGAGGGTCAACGAATTATCAATAATAACGGTGCCTATGTGGGAAGTCGTCCAGGggtcaagaagaacgagcCTGGTGGGGGAATGCCAGATGACTTAACCTTTACGCCAATTAAGACTTGGAATGCCTCAAAAACACAGGAGTTTATCATCGATGGCGACCTGCTCATCTTAAAGTTAGGAaaatggaagatgaagctggtgAGTATTGTCAGCGATGAGAAGTTCAAAGAGCTGGGTCTCACGGCTCCTGGCTGGGATGAAGTCgttggcaagggcaaggaagagccATCTCCCTGA
- a CDS encoding aspartate--tRNA ligase MSD1 (transcript_id=CADANIAT00008353) has translation MLVRMAQSSARLRSSYFGLYKCICSTRAPVAGSYVRINSSHRAFHGASYLHEQAGSSPAQPDFLETYKKAVEFPPATYDFQTFLTQASPGQDVTLHGYLGVRSDISKKLSFVRLQDPTMKYNIQLVSTAQNASFEQLRSLRPNSPVTVKGKVQAKKAKNAEMEKRDPWEIVLEDIQLLNDFPSDIWMAPDMVHPPKHRHLQLRTSSELREALEFRAQVRNVCREELEQGRPPFVEIETPLLFKSTPEGAREFLVPTRKHGLAYALPQSPQQYKQILMASGIPRYYQFARCFRDEDLRADRQPEFTQLDLEMSFATGEDVMRVVEGIIRRLWSTLMDTEAPSGPFRRLSYQDAMTRYGSDKPDTRYGMEIYRVEHLLPVDLINKITPLTNPIVEIFKINGNDNDPAAMSEFITKFLDSPAGAPFNENPEGGPGIFVYDARKPLCGLQPFGFQAAEYVEEIIEPDHGDLLVMQAREAAPFTGGSTPIGDLRRALYSAAVETGFKPAAVGFDFLWIVDFPLFSPSTDSEPGQGGAAGISSTHHPFTAPKSAADVDLLLTDPTKVVADHYDLVVNGVELGGGSRRIHDAAVQEFVLRNVLQMPPERLTEFSHLLEALRAGCPPHAGLALGFDRLVAVMLGKDSVRDVIAFPKTGKLGEDPMVKAPSPVSLEALKTYHLRLTDE, from the exons ATGCTGGTGCGTATGGCGCAGTCTAGCGCTCGCCTCCGCTCGAGTTATTTCGGCTTATACAAGTGCATATGCAGCACAAGAGCGCCAGTTGCGGGATCGTATGTTCGCATTAACTCTTCCCATAGAGCTTTCCATGGTGCTTCCTACCTGCACGAGCAGGCTGGGAGCTCTCCAGCGCAGCCTGATTTCCTCGAAACATACAAGAAGGCAG TCGAATTTCCTCCTGCTACATACGACTTTCAGACCTTTCTTACCCAAGCTTCGCCAGGTCAGGATGTCACTCTACATGGCTATCTTGGAGTTCGAAGTGATATATCCAAAAAGCTCTCCTTCGTCCGGCTACAAGACCCAACCATGAAATATAACATACAACTTGTTTCGACTGCCCAGAATGCGTCCTTTGAGCAGCTCAGGTCACTGAGGCCGAACAGTCCTGTGACGGTGAAGGGCAAAGTTCAGGctaaaaaagcaaaaaatgccgagatggagaagcgGGATCCATGGGAGATTGTCCTCGAGGATATCCAACTTCTGAACGACTTTCCAAGCGATATCTGGATGGCGCCGGATATGGTCCATCCTCCTAAGCATAggcatctgcagctccggACAAGCAGCGAGCTACGCGAAGCGCTAGAGTTCCGGGCGCAAGTACGCAATGTCTGTCGAGAAGAATTGGAGCAAGGCCGACCACCTTTTGTTGAGATTGAGACCCCTCTGTTATTTAAGTCCACGCCTGAAGGAGCTCGAGAATTCCTAGTTCCGACTCGGAAGCATGGTCTGGCATATGCGCTCCCGCAGAGCCCACAGCAATATAAGCAGATCCTTATGGCAAGCGGGATCCCAAGATATTATCAGTTTGCTCGCTGCTTCCGGGACGAGGATCTTAGGGCAGACCGGCAACCAGAGTTCACCCAG CTTGATCTGGAGATGTCTTTCGCAACTGGTGAGGACGTCATGCGGGTTGTTGAAGGTATTATTCGCCGACTTTGGTCAACCCTGATGGATACCGAGGCTCCTTCGGGTCCGTTCCGAAGGCTATCGTACCAGGATGCGATGACTCGTTATGGTTCAGACAAACCCGATACCCGGTACGGAATGGAGATCTACAGAGTTGAACATCTACTCCCAGTGGACCTGATCAATAAGATCACGCCCTTGACAAACCCAATAGTGGAGATTTTCAAGATCAATGGTAACGACAACGATCCTGCAGCCATGTCGGAATTTATCACAAAATTCCTTGATTCACCGGCCGGTGCACCGTTCAATGAGAACCCAGAAGGCGGGCCGGGTATATTCGTATACGATGCACGAAAGCCCCTATGCGGACTGCAACCATTCGGCTTCCAAGCTGCTGAATATGTGGAGGAAATTATTGAGCCTGATCACGGCGATTTACTCGTAATGCAAGCCCGCGAAGCCGCTCCATTCACAGGCGGTTCGACTCCGATAGGTGACCTTCGTCGTGCCCtttattctgctgctgtcgagACCGGATTTAAGCCCGCTGCGGTAGGATTTGACTTCCTTTGGATTGTCgactttcctcttttctctcccagCACCGACTCGGAACCCGGTCAAGGCGGTGCTGCCGGGATATCTTCTACACATCACCCTTTCACTGCGCCAAAAAGTGCTGCCGATGTGGATTTGCTTCTTACGGACCCAACGAAAGTCGTTGCAGACCACTACGACCTGGTAGTGAATGGAGTGGAACTTGGTGGAGGTAGTCGTCGTATCCATGATGCTGCTGTGCAGGAATTCGTCCTCCGAAACGTCCTTCAGATGCCACCTGAGCGACTAACAGAGTTTTCCCACCTGCTAGAAGCACTTCGCGCCGGATGTCCACCACATGCTGGACTGGCACTGGGGTTTGACCGCCTGGTAGCCGTCATGCTGGGCAAGGACTCTGTGCGGGATGTCATTGCTTTTCCCAAGACTGGAAAACTCGGAGAGGATCCGATGGTTAAGGCTCCCAGCCCGGTTTCTCTGGAGGCTCTGAAGACGTATCATCTTCGCTTAACTGATGAGTAA
- a CDS encoding ribosome-binding protein NMD3 (transcript_id=CADANIAT00008354): MDIDVPVPMAPQADGASEIPTTLCYNCGAPLVGTTICPDCMKLQIDISQGIQREAVLNFCRDCERWLLPPNSWQVAALESRELLALCLKKLRGLNKIRVIDAGFIWTEPHSRRIKVKLTIQDSVSDGVILQQTFEVIYIVMYQQCPECAKSYTPNTWRASVQVRQQVLHKRTFLYLEQLILKHKAHQNTINIKEAKNGIDFFFAQRNHAEAFIDFLHSAVPVEVTKSQQIISEDIHTSTKSYKFTYSAKIVPICKDDLVALPIKLAKQLGNISPLLLCNRIGTSISFLDPNTLQSADLNSRIYWRSPFTSLAEAKDLVEFIVLDVEPTGHSRGKWFQSEVTVARASDFSGDKQYFTRTHLGSIIHPGDSVLGYMLTGTNFNNAQFDEIESSNTYSSTIPDVILVKKFYPRRSKHTKRNWKLKRMATEHDPYLLPNNKESVENDFEMFLRDVEEDQELRATLALYKNKKKDDTMSVADTDMMNDDDDEVPKISMDELLDDFDDLEIDDNMQD; encoded by the exons ATGGATATCGATGTTCCCGTGCCTATGGCACCGCAGGCTGATGGTGCCAGCGAGATCCCGAC AACGCTCTGCTACAATTGCGGGGCTCCGTTGGTTGGGACGACGATATGCCCTGATTGCATGAAACTTCAGATCGATATCTCACAGGGCATCCAACGAGAGGCAGTTCTAAACTTCTGTCGCGATTGTGAGCGCTGGCTCTTACCTCCGAACTCATGGCAAGTTGCGGCCCTCGAGTCGCGGGAGTTGTTGGCGCTTTGCTTGAAAAAATTAAGGGGACTGAACAAAATTCGAGTGATCGATGCGGGATTCATCTGGACTGAACCACACTCGCGGAGAATCAAGGTCAAGCTCACAATTCAAGACTCTGTGTCCGACGGTGTTATCCTCCAACAGACTTTTGAGGTCATATATATTGTCATGTACCAGCAATGTCCCGAGTGCGCAAAGTCATATACCCCCAACACGTGGCGGGCTTCCGTCCAGGTTCGACAGCAGGTTCTTCACAAGCGAACCTTCCTTTACCTCGAACAGCTCATCCTCAAGCACAAGGCACACCAAAataccatcaacatcaaggaGGCCAAGAACGGAATtgatttcttcttcgcccAGCGAAATCATGCGGAAGCGTTCATCGATTTTCTTCATTCTGCGGTGCCCGTGGAGGTCACAAAGTCACAGCAAATCATTTCCGAAGATATCCACACCTCGACCAAATCATACAAATTCACCTACTCTGCCAAGATTGTGCCTATCTGCAAGGACGATCTAGTTGCCCTACCGATTAAACTCGCAAAGCAGCTTGGCAACATATCACCGCTGCTTCTCTGCAACCGAATTGGTACCTCAATTAGTTTCCTGGATCCCAACACACTTCAGAGCGCCGACCTAAATTCCCGGATATACTGGCGATCACCGTTCACATCTCTAGCAGAAGCGAAAGATCTTGTTGAATTTATTGTCTTGGATGTAGAGCCAACAGGGCATTCCAGGGGGAAATGGTTCCAATCTGAGGTAACGGTCGCCCGAGCGTCCGACTTCAGTGGCGACAAACAATACTTTACGAGGACGCATCTCGGCAGCATCATCCACCCGGGCGATTCCGTGCTAGGTTACATGTTGACTGGAACGAATTTCAACAACGCCCAGTTTGATGAAATCGAGTCGTCCAATACGTACAGTTCGACCATTCCGGACGTCATTCTCGTCAAGAAATTCTACCCTAGACGCTCGAAGCACACCAAGCGCAACTGGAAGCTCAAGCGCATGGCCACAGAACACGACCCCTACCTTCTACCCAACAATAAAGAATCAGTGGAGAATGACTTTGAGATGTTCTTGCgcgatgttgaagaggaccAGGAGCTACGGGCGACGTTGGCGTTATataagaacaagaagaaggacgacACGATGAGTGTGGCGGACACCGACATGATgaacgacgacgacgatgaagttCCCAAGATCAGTATGGACGAGTTACTGGACGACTTTGATGACCTCGAAATTGACGACAACATGCAAGATTGA
- a CDS encoding uncharacterized protein (transcript_id=CADANIAT00008355), translated as MPKYLSSPTHSFSIPSIYDSIQLACRIYLPQNVLTRNDTSQWRVRGAIVAHPYASLGGCYDDPVVSSIGGELLEAGYVVGTFNFRGAGGSHGRTSWTAKPELADYVSFYGFMMLYLSCLTRQLGKTSEMIHLILGGYSYGSLIASHLPESQLVADLFINAHQSTPAHGMLLIVKTVCALSRDEIPQLTQSPIPDANDPGHEARQLLQSSGTTISYLLVSPLLPPVNLFLTLFTDLSLEVATQASGKRRQIPCPKPKDQLCAHRTLAIYGDEDTFTSISKLRKWSDELSSVPPSQFQSAEVNGAGHFWREDGVEEQARQALRLWLRQRL; from the exons ATGCCAAAatatctctcttctcccacccACTCCTTTAGCATCCCATCCATCTACGACAGCATCCAGCTTGCATGTCGGATCTACCTCCCACAGAACGTATTAACCCGGAATGATACGTCTCAATGGCGCGTACGGGGAGCCATCGTCGCGCACCCATATGCTTCGCTCGGTGGTTGCTATGACGATCCGGTTGTGAGCTCAATCGGAGGAGAGCTTCTTGAAGCGGGCTATGTGGTTGGCACCTTCAATTTTCG CGGTGCTGGTGGCTCCCATGGCCGGACGAGCTGGACGGCAAAACCCGAACTAGCGGATTACGTCTCTTTCTATGGGTTCATGATGCTTTATTTGAGCTGCTTGACGCGACAACTCGGAAAGACTTCAGAAATGATCCACCTCATACTCGGTGGTTACTCGTACGGGTCATTGATCGCTTCTCATCTCCCAGAAAGCCAGCTGGTTGCCGACCTCTTCATAAATGCACACCAAAGCACCCCTGCTCATGGAATGCTCCTCATAGTTAAGACAGTCTGCGCGCTGTCGAGAGATGAGATACCGCAGTTAACTCAGTCTCCTATCCCAGATGCGAATGATCCCGGCCACGAAGCCAGACAGCTGCTACAGTCAAGTGGTACCACGATTTCATATCTTCTAGTGTCGCCGCTCCTCCCTCCCGTCAACCTATTTTTGACACTATTCACCGATCTGTCACTTGAGGTAGCTACTCAAGCATCGGGGAAACGGAGACAAATTCCTTGCCCTAAGCCGAAAGACCAGCTATGTGCGCATAGAACTCTGGCGATCTACGGTGACGAAGACACCTTTACATCAATAAGCAAGCTACGCAAGTGGTCAGACGAGCTTAGTAGTGTGCCCCCAAGCCAATTTCAATCAGCAGAAGTTAATGGGGCTGGCCATTTTTGGCGCGAAGATGGTGTAGAGGAGCAGGCAAGACAGGCTTTGCGGCTGTGGTTGCGCCAACGGCTTTGA
- a CDS encoding putative histone h1.3. (transcript_id=CADANIAT00008350), whose protein sequence is MAAAGKGKSEGLLGITQSDARILLLGILSADNAGKIDFKKLSVIAPYKNPATAYSAYRQARKRFYAANGTVDPSSSGAQATPPKKAPAKKKGAAAAVDSDSANENDDSLVEGAEPVSPSPTPKPKRQRKTAPKPQVVIENEAEMDHDSDDSSLKPEQKQLEADLTNAIKAEGQYTPRLHRWKTDEEQIMTDINLDAEFEEMERNKQLSEARRSSAKLAPLPE, encoded by the exons ATGGCGGCTGCTGGCAAAGGAAAATCTGAGGGCCTTTTAGGTATTACTCAAAGCGACGCCAGGATTCTCCTTCTGGGCATCCTCTCCGCAGACAACGCAGGGAAG ATTGATTTCAAGAAACTCTCTGTTATTGCTCCCTACAAAAACCCTGCCACCGCTTACAGCGCGTACCGTCAGGCAAGGAAGAGGTTTTATGCTGCAAATGGCACTGTAGATCCCAGTTCATCTGGGGCGCAGGCAACTCCGCCCAAGAAAGCCCCGGCGAAGAAAAAGGGCGCCGCTGCGGCTGTCGACAGTGATTCTGCCAACGAAAATGACGATTCCCTTGTCGAAGGCGCAGAGCCTGTCTCTCCATCTCCGACTCCCAAACCAAAGCGCCAGCGCAAGACCGCCCCCAAGCCGCAAGTTGTTATCGAGAACGAAGCTGAAATGGATCA TGACTCTGACGATTCCTCCCTCAAGCCTGAGCAGAAACAGCTCGAGGCAGACCTCACCAACGCCATCAAAGCCGAGGGCCAATACACCCCAAGACTTCATCGCTGGAAAACCGATGAAGAACAAATCATGACGGACATCAACCTCGATGCTGAATTCGAGGAAATGGAGCGCAACAAGCAGTTATCTGAAGCCCGGCGTAGCAGTGCAAAGCTTGCTCCTTTGCCTGAATAG
- a CDS encoding mismatch repair ATPase MSH6 (transcript_id=CADANIAT00008351) translates to MAKGPLASSPPAATPLKRSNSSTQNMKNQKSILGFFQKSSPSTPSTRNGEHASSPGQKAAESVKRDEKSAKIASKFTQDLPPVPSSELGIPDDDAEDKTQSTKKVNYVESDSEGEDDDDEIFRPTRKNSRASKRRKLSPESDDEFEEEEGNAGYSEDEMDDFIVPDDSDDESRPSKKRKKPAVQLKRKSSSMPPPPAVDEDSDLILPEASSGSALKWTYDPNNLEPREARAITTTTSKTSSSSAKPKAHTTEPEQRYPWLANIRDIDGHPIGDPEYDPRTLYIPPLAWSKFSPFEKQYWEIKQKFWDTVVFFKKGKFYELYENDATIGHQLFDLKLTDRVNMRMVGVPESSLDHWANQFVAKGFKIARVDQSESALGKEMRERDGKKGGGKEEKIIRRELACVLTAGTLVEGAMLQDDMSTFCVAIKEAIIENLPAFGIAFVDTATGQFFLTEFVDDVDMTKFETFVAQTRPQELLLEKSTVSQKALRILKNNTGPTTIWNYLKPGKEFWEADITVRELDASEYFVSQDNDNIHAWPEALRQARDKELVMSAFGALVQYLRLLKLERDLITIGNFSWYDPIKKASSLVLDGQTLINMEIFANSFDGGVDGTLFQLLNRCMTPFGKRMFKQWVCHPLVDPQRINARLDAVDALNADSSVRDQFASQLTKMPDLERLISRIHAANCRAQDFVRVLEGFEQIEYTMSLLKDSGSGEGVIGQLIKSMPDLTELLEYWKTAFDHNQAKESGILVPKPGVEEDFDSSQETIRQLHQDLDDLLKRTRRELGSTAICYRDNGKEIYQMEVPIKVKNIPRNWDQMSATKQVKRYYFPELRTTIRKLQEAQETHSQIVKEVSKRFYARFDEHYSTWLSAVRVVSQLDCLISLAKASSSLGEPSCRPTFVEDERSVLEFEELRHPCLISSVDDFIPNDIQLGGSGPNIDLLTGANAAGKSTLLRMTCVAVIMAQVGCYLPCRSARLTPVDRIMSRLGANDNIFAAQSTFFVELSETKKILSEATPRSLVILDELGRGTSSYDGVAVAQAVLHHVATHIGALGFFATHYHSLAAEFENHPEIKPKRMKIHVDENERRVTFLYKLEDGVAEGSFGMHCAAMCGIPNKVIERAEVAAKQWEHTSRLTESLERRKGGGLVGLGWWSDVAWALRETKEGEDDSSAAITDRSLEVLRRAIEAL, encoded by the exons ATGGCCAAAGGACCACTCGCTTCATCCCCTCCCGCGGCGACTCCGCTGAAACGGTCGAATTCAAGCACCCAGAACATGAAAAACCAAAAGTCAATCCTTGGGTTCTTTCAGAAATCATCGCCATCTACTCCCTCCACGCGCAACGGGGAACACGCCTCGTCGCCAGGCCAGAAAGCCGCTGAATCCGTCAAGCGCGACGAGAAGTCCGCGAAGATCGCCTCCAAGTTCACGCAAGACTTACCCCCAGTGCCGAGTTCTGAACTGGGAATACCAGATGACGATGCGGAGGACAAGACGCAG TCTACCAAGAAAGTCAACTATGTTGAATCTGATTCCGAAGgtgaagacgatgacgatgagataTTCCGACCTACTCGAAAGAACAGCCGCGCctcgaagaggagaaagttATCGCCTGAAAGTGACGATGAgttcgaagaggaagaaggcaatGCAGGATACTCCGAGGATG AAATGGATGACTTTATCGTGCCAGATGATTCAGACGACGAGTCAAGACCGTCCAAAAAACGAAAGAAGCCTGCCGTTCAGCTGAAGAGAAAGTCCTCTTCTATGCCTCCCCCACCTGCGGTTGACGAAGACTCCGACCTTATCCTCCCTGAGGCTTCATCGGGCTCCGCTTTGAAATGGACATATGATCCCAATAATCTGGAGCCCCGCGAGGCTCGAGCCATAACTACGACCACTAGCAAGACCTCATCAAGTTCTGCCAAGCCGAAGGCTCATACCACCGAACCTGAGCAACGTTATCCTTGGCTTGCTAATATCCGGGATATCGATGGCCATCCGATTGGAGACCCTGAATACGACCCCAGGACACTATACATCCCTCCTCTCGCTTGGTCAAAATTCTCTCCTTTTGAGAAGCAGTACTGGGAAATCAAGCAAAAGTTCTGGGACACTGTGGTCTTTTTCAAAAAAGGCAAGTTTTACGAATTGTATGAGAATGACGCCACTATCGGACATCAATTGTTTGACCTAAAACTCACTGACCGGGTGAATATGCGCATGGTTGGAGTTCCGGAATCGAGCTTGGACCACTGGGCAAACCAATTTGTGGCCAAAGGATTTAAGATTGCAAGAGTAGACCAGTCCGAATCAGCTCTCGGGAAGGAAATGCGTGAACGAGATGGCAAAAAGGGTGGTGgtaaagaagagaagatcatTAGGCGGGAGCTGGCCTGTGTTCTCACGGCGGGCACGCTCGTTGAAGGTGCCATGCTCCAAGACGACATGTCAACTTTCTGCGTGGCAATTAAAGAAGCTATTATTGAGAACCTTCCGGCCTTCGGAATCGCTTTTGTGGACACCGCAACGGGTCAATTTTTCCTCACGGAGTTTGTCGACGACGTGGATATGACCAAGTTTGAAACTTTCGTGGCGCAAACACGCCCgcaagagcttcttctcgagaAATCAACTGTCTCTCAGAAAGCTCTGCGCATTTTAAAAAACAATACTGGACCGACAACAATTTGGAACTACCTCAAACCAGGCAAGGAGTTCTGGGAGGCCGATATTACCGTCAGGGAACTCGATGCGAGTGAATACTTTGTCTCTCAAGATAACGATAATATCCACGCGTGGCCAGAGGCTCTTCGTCAGGCCCGCGACAAGGAGCTTGTCATGTCAGCTTTTGGAGCGCTGGTACAATATCTCAGGCTCCTAAAACTCGAGCGGGATCTGATAACAATCGGCAACTTCTCTTGGTACGATCCAATAAAGAAGGCGTCCAGCCTTGTCCTAGATGGCCAGACTCTTATCAACATGGAGATCTTTGCTAATTCCTTTGATGGGGGTGTTGATGGAACGcttttccagctcctcaatcgcTGCATGACGCCCTTTGGAAAACGAATGTTTAAGCAATGGGTATGCCACCCCTTGGTAGATCCACAACGCATCAACGCCCGGTTAGATGCTGTGGATGCCCTAAACGCTGATTCCAGTGTACGGGACCAATTTGCTTCACAACTCACTAAGATGCCTGATCTGGAACGCCTCATATCCCGTATTCACGCCGCGAATTGCAGGGCGCAAGATTTTGTAAGAGTTCTCGAAGGCTTTGAACAGATCGAGTACACCATGAGCTTGCTCAAAGATAGtggctctggagaaggtgTTATTGGGCAGCTAATCAAGTCCATGCCTGACCTGACAGAATTGTTGGAGTATTGGAAAACTGCATTCGACCACAATCAAGCGAAGGAGTCCGGGATCTTGGTTCCCAAGCCAGGAGTTGAGGAAGACTTTGATAGCTCCCAAGAGACCATCAGACAACTGCACCAAGACCTCGATGATCTTCTAAAGCGGACCCGGCGGGAGTTAGGTTCTACAGCTATCTGCTACAGGGACAACGGGAAAGAGATTTACCAAATGGAGGTGCCAATCAAAGTGAAGAACATCCCAAGGAACTGGGATCAGATGTCTGCTACCAAGCAAGTCAAACGCTACTATTTCCCTGAGCTCCGAACAACAATTCGCAAGCTGCAAGAAGCTCAGGAAACGCATAGTCAAATTGTGAAAGAGGTCTCTAAACGATTCTATGCACGATTTGACGAGCATTATTCCACCTGGCTCTCTGCTGTTCGGGTTGTCTCACAGCTAGACTGCCTTATTAGTTTAGCCAAGGCATCGTCCAGTCTAGGCGAACCAAGCTGTCGCCCTACATTCGTTGAGGATGAACGCAGTGTTTTAGAGTTTGAGGAGCTTCGACATCCTTGCCTTATCTCCTCTGTTGATGACTTTATTCCCAACGATATACAACTGGGCGGCAGTGGCCCCAATATTGACCTACTCACTGGAGCCAACGCCGCCGGAAAGTCAACTCTACTTCGCATG ACTTGTGTTGCAGTAATCATGGCGCAAGTCGGTTGTTATCTACCCTGCAGGTCCGCCCGCCTAACCCCAGTGGACCGCATCATGTCCCGTCTCGGCGCGAACGACAACATTTTCGCAGCCCAGTCCACATTCTTTGTTGAACTATCGGAGACCAAGAAGATTCTATCAGAAGCGACACCCCGCTCTCTCGTCATTCTCGACGAATTGGGCCGTGGAACTAGCTCTTATGATGGAGTCGCTGTCGCCCAAGCCGTCCTTCATCACGTCGCCACGCACATCGGCGCATTAGGGTTCTTCGCAACCCACTATCATTCGCTGGCTGCTGAATTTGAGAACCATCCTGAAATAAAGCCGAAGCGAATGAAAATTCACGTTGACGAGAACGAGCGTCGAGTCACGTTCTTGTAcaagcttgaagatggcgTTGCTGAGGGGAGTTTCGGCATGCACTGTGCGGCAATGTGCGGAATCCCAAATAAGGTGATTGAGCGCGCTGAGGTCGCAGCTAAGCAATGGGAACACACCAGCCGGCTAACGGAAAGCCTTGAGCGCCGGAAGGGCGGCGGACTTGTCGGTCTCGGCTGGTGGAGTGACGTTGCATGGGCTCTTCGTGAGACcaaggagggcgaggatgatAGCTCTGCAGCTATCACCGACAGGAGCTTAGAGGTTCTTCGGAGAGCCATTGAAGCACTCTGA